CAGCTCGCGAACGCGGCCTTCATCAGGCTTCAGATCGAACTGCTTAACAACCTCAGCAACGATCAAACCCAGTACCACGCGACGCTTGGCCTGCTCTTCGAACAGCTCGGCTGGCAGTTGATCCGGCTTGATGTTGCCACCGAATTGCTGGACAGCTTGAACGCGCAGACGGTTAACTTCGTTGTCCAGCAGCGCCTTCGGCACTTCGATCGGGTTGGAGGCCAGCAGACCGTCCATGACCTGATTCTTCACTTTGGACTTGATGGCCTGACGCAGTTCGCGCTCCATGTTCTTGCGAACTTCGGCGCGGAAGCCTTCCAGACCTGCTTCCTTGATGCCGAACTGAGCGAAGAACTCCTCGGTCAGCTCTGGCAGCTTAGGCTCGGAAACGCTGTTGACAGTCACAGTGAACTCGGCGGCCTTGTTGGCCAGATCCAGGTTCTGATAGTTCTCAGGGAAGGTCAGATTCAGGACGCGCTCTTCACCCGCCTTGGCGCCTACCAGGCCTTCTTCGAAGCCAGGAATCATGCGACCCGAGCCCAGCACCAGCTGGGTACCCTTGGCCGAACCACCGGCGAAGACTTCACCGTCGACCTTGCCAACGAAATCGATGTTCAGTTGATCGTCGTTCTGCGCAGCACGATCGGCCACTTCAAAACGCACGTTCTGCTTGCGCAGGATTTCCAGCATGTTATCCAGGTCGGCATCAGCCACATCAGCGCTCAGGCGCTCAACGGCGATGTTTTCGAAGCCGGCAACAGTGAACTCTGGGAACACTTCAAAAGTGGCAACGTACTCCAGGTCCTTGCCCTTCTCCAGCACTTTAGGCTCGACCGAAGGAGCGCCGGCAGGGTTCAGTTTCTGCTCGACAACGGCTTCATAGAAGGAAGCCTGGATCACATCACCTACTGCTTCTTGACGCGCATCAGCCTCATAACGCTGACGGATCACGCTCATTGGAACCTTGCCAGGACGGAAGCCTGGAATCTTGGCCTTTTGGGCAGTCTGCTGCAGACGCTTGTTGACCTGGCTCTCGATGCGCTCAGCCGGCACGGTGATGCTCATGCGGCGCTCAAGAGCAGAAGTATTTTCAACAGAAACTTGCATGGATATTCCTCGTTGCACAGACGTTAGCCGGCCGTTTTCCGACCCCAGAATCAAGGGCATGCATTCTAGAGGGTCAAACTCAAGAAGTCACCCTACTGAAAACGGGTAAAAAACCGCCGGCAATGTGAAGGCGGGGACAAAGGATTGAGCCTCGCCATGAGAGCAAATATTGCGAACCAAACCAGGGCCTCTACTTCAACCCTTCTATATATAGAAGGAGTCGTTCAGCACACCCCTGAAAAACGCCAGCCAATAGCTGAAACCCGGAACCCTCAACGACCAAAGGACAACATTCTGCCACTCAACCGGCTCATCGGATGCAGCCATTTAGAGGTATCAAATCCAGAAACGAAAACGGCGCAGCCCTTTTCAGGTGCTGCGCCGTTATCTGCTATTAACTAGCTACTTTATTGGTGCGGACGAAGAGACTCGAACTCTTACACCTTGCGGCGCTGGAACCTAAATCCAGTGTGTCTACCAATTCCACCACGTCCGCGTAACAAGCTTTTAAAGCAAAGGCGCCAGACTATTAATCTGGCGCCTTCTTCGAATATGGGGTGGACGATGGGGATCGAACCCACGACAACAGGAGTCACAATCCTGTGCTCTACCAACTGAGCTACGCCCACCATATTGCGTTACTTGTGCCAAAGCTGCCTAATGGCGCACCCGGCAGGACTCGAACCTGCGACCATCCGCTTAGAAGGCGGATGCTCTATCCAGCTGAGCTACGGGCGCCTTATTAATCTGTATTCTTTAACGATTACAAACTAATTGCTTTCAGTCGTTACGAGTTAAACATCAACTCTGCCCGACCTTCTTAACCAGTGCTAGGCTGTGCCCGACAAGTGCGACGAATGTTATAGACGGTCCGTTAGGTCGTCAACTCTTTTTTGAAAAAAATTCATTTAATTAAAGGGCTTAGGGGAATTTGCAGACCAAGCGCCTTTGCCCTCACGTTCCGACATGCGAGAATGCGTTCTCTTTTTCTCACCCTCTCGATGGTTAATCACGCGTCATGACTGCACAACTAATCGACGGCAAGGCGATCGCCGCTAGCCTGCGCCAGCAGATCGCCAAACGCGTCGCCGAGCGTCGCCAGCAAGGCCTGCGTACTCCAGGCCTCGCGGTGATTCTGGTCGGCAGCGACCCGGCCTCTCAAGTTTATGTCTCGCACAAGCGTAAAGACTGCGAAGAGGTCGGCTTCCTTTCCCAAGCCTATGACTTGCCCGCCAACACCACTCAAGAGGACCTGGCCGGCTTGATCGACCGCCTCAACGATGACCCGAACATCGATGGCGTCCTGCTGCAGTTGCCGCTTCCCGAGCACCTGGACGCTTCTCTATTACTGGAGCGTATTCGCCCGGACAAAGACGTGGACGGTTTCCATCCTTATAACGTCGGTCGCCTGGCCCAGCGCATTCCACTGCTGCGCCCTTGCACCCCCAAGGGCATCATGACCCTTCTGGAAAGCACCGGTGCCGATCTGTACGGCATGGATGCAGTGGTTGTCGGCGCTTCCAATATCGTTGGTCGCCCGATGGCCATGGAGTTGCTGCTGGCCGGTTGCACCGTGACCGTGACCCACCGCTTCACCAAGGATCTGGCTGGTCATGTCGGCCGTGCCGACCTGGTAGTCGTAGCCGCCGGCAAGCCGGGCCTGGTCAAGGGCGAGTGGATCAAGGAAGGCGCAATCGTCATCGACGTTGGCATCAATCGCCAGGACGACGGCAAGCTGGTGGGTGACGTGGTGTATGAAACCGCCCTGCCCCGCGCCGGCTGGATCACCCCAGTACCTGGTGGCGTCGGCCCCATGACCCGCGCCTGCCTGCTGGAAAACACGCTGTACGCAGCCGAATCGCTGCACAGCTGAGTTTGCTGCCCCGCAACAGAAAACCCGCCAATGGCGGGTTTTTTTATTCTGAAATTAAAGGCCGCCCGGGCTCTTTATCACCCCTGACTCTTAGCCCGCGCCCATTGCTGCGCAAAGCCCTACCGTTCAGGAAAAAAACGTGTTTTTTCTTTATTTTTAAGGGCTTTCGGCTGACCGTGGAAGAACAATCGACAGTTCTTCAGCCATACTCATAAAATGTAACGTTTTTCCCAGAAAGCCCGTTAGCCAACGGCATATCCATTCTTTATCGAGTCCGCCCGCGTGAAAATTCGTCTCTCCATTCTCAGCTTGTTGTTTGCTGTGTCCGGCACACTGATCGCGCACAGCGTCGACGCCAGCGAAACCACCGCGGCGCCAAGAGACACTTCACAATTGCATATCGCGTCCGGTAGCGCCCTGCTGCTGGATCTGCAGACCAACAAAGTTATCTATTCCAGCAACCCGGACGTGATAGTCCCCATCGCCTCGGTGACCAAGCTGATGACCGCCATGGTGGTCCTGGACGCCAAGCTGCCCCTGGACGAATACATCTCCATGAACATCAGCGACACCCCGGAAATGAAAGGGGTGTTCTCCCGGGTCAAGCTCAACAGTGAGCTGAGCCGCCGGGACACACTGCTGATCGCCCTGATGTCTTCGGAAAACCGTGCTGCCGCCAGCCTGGCCCATCACTACCCGGGCGGCTACGCGGCGTTCATCGCAGCAATGAACGCCAAGGCCAAGTCCCTGGGCATGACCCACACCCGCTACGTGGAGCCTACAGGCCTGTCGATCCACAACGTTTCCACCGCCCGTGACCTGAGCAAGTTGCTGGTGGCTTCGCGCAAGTACCCGCTGCTCAGCGAACTGAGTACCACCAAGGAAAAGACCGTAGCCTTTCGCAAGCCCAACTACACCCTGGGCTTCCGTAATACCGACCATCTAGTGAACAAGGAAAAATGGGACATCAAGATCACCAAGACCGGCTTTACCAACCAGGCCGGCCACTGCCTGGTGCTGGTCACCAGCATGGGTAATCGCCCGGTAGCGCTGGTGATTCTTGATGCCTTCGGCAAATACACCCACTTCGCCGATGCCAGCCGCATCCGCAATTGGGTCGAAACCGGTAAGAGCGGCTCGGTACCGGACGTCGCCCTGCGCTACAAAGCGGACAAGAACCTGAAGAACCGTCAGGTCGCCGCTCCCCAGGCCTCACACTGATACCCGGCAAAAAACAACGGCGCCCTCAGGCGCCGTTGTTGTCTGTAGCACACTCAATGACTGTCGAGTGCCTTGCTCGCCCGGGCTGCCGCCTGCTCCTGGCCGGCCTGGGCCAATTCATTGACGGCTTTCAACCAACGCTGGCGATCCACCTTGGCCGGCAACTGGTTGGGGGCCTGGATCAGTACCGCAAAGCTGCCGGCACTCTTCCAGGATGACTCGAACTCGCTGAAGCTCATCAGTTGCCGACGGCTTTTCGCCCCACGCAACAGCACTGTCTGCTTGTCGCGGTTATAGCCGGCCAGCACGGCATAGCGCGGCTCAGCCCAGAATGTCGAACCCTCGGTAAAGCGCACCAGCACCGGGTAACCCGCCGCCACCTGCGTCAGCAACGCCGACAATTGGTTATCCAGGGGATAGACGACCATGCCGTATTCACGCGCCAGGTTCTGCATGTTCTGCTGCAACTGCGCCTCGGCACCCGGCAGATGCAATGGCTTGTCCAGCAGACCGGGCGTGATCACCACGCCCTGCTGCGACAGCATGCTGGCCAGTGCACCTGGGCCGCTCTGGTACATCTGGCCACGGAAAGACGGCACGCTGTTGAGTTCGACACGTTCCGGCAGGCGCTGGATGTCAGGCTGTACGCTACCGGCACAACCGGCCAGGGCCAAGACACAGGCGCTGGCCAGCAGCGCCACTCGAAACCGAGGAAATACCCGCACCATCTTTGCTCTCTATTCAGACACCGGGCGACCCGCCTCCGGCTGGGGCCCTGATAATAGGGCGCCCGCGGGCAAGGGTATAGCGTTAGGCGCCAGTTAATTGAAAACCATAGAGCGAAGTGTTCGAAGACTCTCGACTATTGGTCAATAGCTTGAAACACATAGGCTACTAGACTGTCGATTGTTAAGAGTGTGTGCCCCGCACGGGGCATAAAGGAGGCACTTATGAGCCTGACAACGACCATCCTGATGCTGATCCTCGGCTGGCTGGCGGTAGCCGCCGCTATGCTCTGGGGCGTGCTGCGCATCACCCGCCGCCACCACCATCAGCCCCCGCAAGCAGCCCCCGCCATCAAGGCTGGAAAGAGCGCCCGGCGTCCTGCCGCTGCCCACTGATCAAGGTTTCCCCTACCCCTGAAACAAAGCGGCCGCCTGACTCCAAGGAGTACAGGCGGCCGCCAGTCATGGCTGCGGATCAAGCGTCGCTACGGGCCGCCTGACGCTTCTGCCGGGCCCGGCGGGCCAGCATGTTGAGACTCTCAATGGCCGCCGAGAAGGCCATCGCCGCATACACATAGCCCTTGGGCACATGGGCGCCGAAACCTTCGGCGATCAGGGTCATGCCGATCATGATCAAGAAGCCCAGGGCCAGCATCACCACGGTCGGGTTGTCATTGATGAACTTGGCCAGCGGTTCGGCCGCCAGCAGCATCACCAGCACCGACACCACCACGGCAATGATCATGATCGGCAAATGCTCGGTCATGCCGACTGCAGTAATGATGCTGTCGATGGAGAACACCATGTCCAGCAACAGGATCTGACCGATCGCTGCGGCAAAGCCGATAGCCACGCCCGGAGTCTCGTTCTTGGCCTGCTCAGGTTCAGGGTCCATGCTGTGGTGGATTTCCGTGGTGGCTTTCCACACCAGGAACAGGCCACCGGCAATCAGGATCATGTCCTTCCAGGAGAAACTCTGCCCCATCACTTCAATCACCGGCTCAGTGAGCTGGACGATGAACGCAATGGTACTGAGCAGCGCCAGGCGCAGGATCAAGGCCATGCCGATACCGATGCGTCGTGCCTTGGCCCGGTGCTTTTGCGGCAACTTGTTGGTGAGGATGGAGATAAAGATCAGGTTATCGATGCCAAGCACGATCTCCATCACCACCAGGGTGGCCAGGGCGACCCAGGCGGTGGGGCTTGCAGCGAGCTGTAAAAGGTAATCCATGGGTCAATCCTGACTCGGTTGTATGAAAGATCAGATTTCCTGGGACGCAGGCGCTGGTTTCTTCTCGCTGTCGTCCTCTGGCTTTTCCTTGCCGGTCACGCTCTGAGTCGCATCGCTGAGCGCCTGTTCTGCCGCTTTGTGGGTATCGTCGATGGCCTGCTTGGCCGACTCCGCCGCCTTGCCCAGCATCTGCTGCGCGCTTTTTTCCGCCTGGTCACAACCCGCCAGGGTCAGCATAGACAGGGCCAGCAGCGACGCTGCGCCCAAGGTTTTGAAAGACATGCCGTATTCCTCGATAGAACGGACGGGACCAAGTAGGGCCCCGGCGATAGCGAGGCATTCTAAGGAGAGTGATACTTCAGGAAAATTCGTTTTTTTAGCAGTTATACTTCGCTTTTTACGAACTGAATGTGCCCATGCTCAACTACCGCCAGCTGCATTATTTCTGGGTTGTGGCCAAGACCGGCAGCATCGTCCGCGCCTGCGACCAGTTGAACCTGACCCCGCAAACCATCAGCGGCCAGATCAGCCTGCTGGAACAGACTTACGGCATCGAATTGTTTCGCCGGGTTGGCCGCCAGTTGGAGCTGACCGAAGCCGGACGCCAGGCCCTGCCCTACGCCGAGCAGATGTTCCAGCTCGGGGGCGAGCTGGAAGCCATGCTCCGCGCCCGCCCCGACGAACAGCAGATCCAGTTCCGGGTCGGCGTGGCGGATGTGGTGCCCAAGTCCATCGTCTATCGCCTGATCGCCCCGACCATGGAGCTCAGCGAGCCGATCCGCCTGACCTGTCGCGAAGACAAGCTCGAACGCCTGCTGGCGGACCTGGCCATCCAGCGCCTGGACCTGGTGATTTCCGACAGCCCGATGCCCTCGCACCTGGACATCAAGGGCTACAGCCAGAAGCTAGGGGAATGCGGCATCAGTTTCTTCGCCACCGAGGAGCTGGCGCGACGGCACGGCGCCGACTTCCCCCGGGGCCTGCACGGCGCGCCACTGCTGATTCCCGGGCAGGAAACCGTGGTCCGCAGCCGCCTGCTGCGCTGGTTCGCCGAGCAACAGTTGCAGCCACGGATCATCGGTGAATTCGACGACAGCGCCCTGATGCAGGCCTTTGGCCAATCCGGCAGTGGAATCTTCATCGCCCCGAGCGTGATTGCCGACGAGGTCATGCACCAGTACGGAGTGCAACTGATTGGCCAGACCGATGCCGTGGCCGAGTCGTTCTACGCCATTTCCGTGGAGCGCAAGGTCAAGCACCCCGGCATCGTGGCCATTACCGAAGGGGCGCGACGGGAATTGTTCACGCCCCTCAATCTCTGATCAGGAAGCGCAGGCACTCGGCGCTTTGAGCTTCATCAGCAGCAGCGCCAGGGCGATCGACAGCAGAATGAAACCCGAGGCCGCGAACCCCAGGCTGCCCAGGCCCAGGGTATCGATCACCCGGCCGCCGACCATTGCCCCCAGGCCAATGCCCAGGTTGGCCCCGGCAATGTTCAACGAAGCGGCGAAGGCCGGCGCCTGGGGAGCCGCCTTGATCAAGCGCACATGGCTCACCAGGAACATCGCCGCCTGGGTCACGCCCCAGATGGCCATGGCCGCTGCCAGCCCCAGGGTCGAATGAATGCTCGGCACCAGGGCTACCATGCCGCCGATCATCAGTGCGCAGAACACCATGGAGGCGATCAACGGGTGACGGTCCACCGCCCGGCCGCCCAGGGAATTGCCGATCAGGCCCACCGCGCCAAAGCCCATCAGGCACCAGCCCACCAGCGCACCGTCGAACCCGGCCAGGCGCTCGAGTATGTCCGCCAGGTAGGTGTAGGCAGTGAACATGCCGCTAAATACCAGGATCGACAGCAGCACATGCCCTTGCATCAGCGGGCTGCGCAGGATGCGAAACTGCGCCCGCAGGCTCACCTGCTCGTTGTGCTGGCGGGTTTGCGGCAGGTAGATAAACAGCAACAGGGCCTTGGCGAACGCCACCACCGCCAGGATGCCGAAGGCGCTGCGCCAGCCGAACGCATCGGCAATCAGGGTGCCCACGGGAATCCCGAACACCGTGGCGCAGACAATGCCAAAGCCGATCTTGGCAATCGCCCGCCCGGCGTAGTCCGGGCCGACGATGTCCACCGCCGTCTCGCTGGCCAGGGCCCAGAACACCGGCAACCCTAGGGCCGGCACCAGCCGCGCCAGGGACATCACCCAGATGTTCGGCGCCAGCGCCGCCAGGGTATTGGCCAGGCCGAACATCACCAGCACGCTGATAAACAGCTTCTTGCGGGGAAAACGCGCGAAGTAGGCGGTCAGAAATGGCCCGAAGGCAGCCACGGTAAAGGCGAACAGGGTCACCAGCAGCCCGGCCTGGGACACGCTGACCTGCAGGTCGCGGGCAATCGACGGCAACAGGCCGACGATGATGAACTCCGTGGTCAGCACGGTAAAACCGGCGGCCGACAACAGCAGGATGGGCAACAGCATGCAGAACTCCAGAAACAGCGACAGCAGCGACAGCCCGAAGGGCCCGCTGACTGGATAGAAAAAGGGGATGGCGAATCTTAACAGAGTGCGCCCGGCTCCGGGCAACCACCGCGTGCACGGCTCTGCAAGGGGCAAGTGGCAGATCGTCACATCGACGCGGTAACCCCGGCCTGCTGTGATAAAGTCCGCCCCCTGCTGAAAACAGGCCCTGTCGAGTTCGTCTACCCTTCAAACGTCTCGATCGCCCGTCGCCTTTTCAGACTGCGTCTGTGCCTGGCGGTTCAACCACCGGCGCTGGCGACCGGCAGGCTCCGCACATTAAAAAAAACAGAGATACCGCTATGAGCGCTTCACCCCCTTCCTTTCTGCATTCCCTCAAACGCCTGAGCCTGGTCACGCAGATCGTTATCGGCCTGATCGCCGGTATCGCCCTGGCACTGCTGGCACCGGAGGTGGCGAAATCCACCACCTTTATCGGCAAGGTATTCGTCTCGGCGCTCAAGGCCGTGGCCCCGATCCTGGTGTTCGTGCTGGTCATGGCCTCCATCGCCAACCACAAGCACGGCCAGGAAACCCATATCCGGCCGATCCTGGTGCTCTACCTGCTGGGCACCTTCGCCGCCGCCGTGGTCGCGGTGATCGCCAGCAGCCTGTTTCCTTCCGCCCTGGTGCTGTCGACCCACGACGTGGCCATCAGCGCGCCCGGCGGGATCACCGAAGTGCTGCAAAGCCTGCTGCTGAGCGTGGTGGACAACCCGGTCAGCGCCCTGATGAACGCCAACTTCATCGGCATCCTGGCCTGGGCCATTGGCATGGGCGTGGCCATCCGCCATGCCGGCGAGACCACCCGCACCGTGCTCGATGACCTGTCCAACGGGGTGACCGTCATCGTGCGCGTGGTGATCCGCTTCGCGCCCCTGGGGATCTTCGGCCTGGTGGCCTCGACCCTGGCCACCTCGGGCTTCAACGCCCTGCTCGGCTACCTGCACCTGCTGGCGGTCCTGATCGGCTGCATGCTGTTCGTGGCCCTGGTGATGAACCCGCTGATCGTGTTCTGGAAGATTCGCCGCAACCCCTTCCCGCTGGTGCTGACCTGCCTGCGCGAAAGTGGCATCACCGCCTTCTTCACCCGCAGCTCGGCGGCCAACATTCCAGTCAACCTGGAACTGAGCAAGCGCCTGGGCCTGCATGAAGACACCTACTCGGTGTCGATCCCGCTGGGCGCCACCATCAACATGGCCGGCGCGGCAATCACCATTACCGTGCTGACCCTGGCCGCCGTGCACACCCTCGGTATCGCCGTCGACCTGCCCACCGCCGTGCTGCTCAGCGTGGTCGCGGCCATCTGCGCCTGCGGTGCTTCCGGCGTGGCCGGCGGCTCGCTGCTGCTGATTCCCCTGGCCTGCAGCCTGTTCGGCATTCCCAGCGAAATCGCCATGCAGGTGGTGGCCGTAGGCTTCATCATCGGCGTGCTGCAGGATTCGGCGGAAACCGCGCTGAATTCCTCCACCGACGTACTCTTCACCGCCGCCGCGTGCATGGCCCAGGAAGACAAGGCGCAAGCCTCGGCCTGATGCGCACATCCCGGATCGGCATGGCCCTGTAGCCACTGCCGAACCCGCTCCCTGCGGACCGTTCGCAGCCTGCGGCAGCAGCCACAAAAAAGCCCGGCCAGGGTCAACCTGGCCGGGCTTTTTTATCGCCTGGGGTTTAGAACGCGCCCATGTAGTCGCGCTTGCCCACTTCCACACCGTTGTGACGCAGGATTGCGTAGGTGGTGGTGACGTGGAAGAAGAACTGCGGCAGGCCGTAGGTCAGCAGGTAGGACTGGCCACTGAAGCGCTTCTCTTTCGGGGTGCCCGGACGGGTCACGATCTCGATGCCTTCCTTGCCATCGATCTGCGCCGGCTGGATGCCGTCGATAAAGGCCAGGACCTTGGCGATCAGCGCCTGCAGGTCGGCGAAGGTGGTTTCAGTGTCGTCGTACTTGGGCAGCTCGACTTCGGCCAGGCGCGCCGATACGCCCTTGGCGAAGTCCACGGCGATCTGCACCTGGCGCACCAGCGGGAACATGTCCGGGTACAGGCGCGCCTGCAGCAGGGCGTTGGGCTCGATGTTCTTCGCCGTGGCGTGGGCTTCGGCCTTGTGCAGCACGTCGCTCAAGGCATTGAGCATTTGCTTGAAGACAGGAACGGAAGCGGCGTACAGGGAAATAGTCATGACAGTCTCGACAGGGAATGGCGGGAATACAGCGAGCAGCGATTATAGCCACAGCACGCCAGCACGGGGCCTTTATCCGCAGCGCTCCTGGCGATACACGCTGGGGGCCACGCCGAACCAGCGCTTGAAGCTCTGGGAAAAACTCGACAGGTCACTGAAGCCAAGCCTTTCGGCAACCTGGGACAGGCTCAGCCGCGGATTGCCCAGCAACTCCAGGGCCCGAGCGCCTCGATGCCCGGCCAGTACCTGCCGATAGCAGGTGCCCTCCTCCTGCAAGCGTCGCTTCAAGGTCCGCACGCTGGTGCACAGCAGCCGGGCCATGGCCGGCAAGTCCGGTACGCTTGCCGCCGGCAGGGCATCCAGGTGCTGGCGGACCAGCGCGGCAACCCCATGATGGGCCTGTCGCCGCTCCAGCAACTGCGCGCACATCTGCTCGCACATGGCCACCGTCAGCGGGTTGGCCTGGGGCAAGGGCCGTTGCAGGAAACGCCGGTCGAAGGCCAGGGTATTGGCGTCGGCCCGATAGTCGGCGGGCACCCCGAGAATCTGCGCCGGCTCGTCCCCTTCCAGCTCAGGGCTGACACTGCGACCGAAACGCAGCAGGCGAAAATCCGCACCGACTATTTCCTGCATCAGCGTCGCGGCGGCCGCCATGTCCCGCTGTAACAGGAACTGCGCCAACAAGGGGTCCGCCACCCGAGGCTCGGCAAAGGTCAGCACCCCGAGCCCCGGCTCCAGCCGGTAGCCGATCTCGGCAAAGGCATAGGTCAGCGGCAGGAAGCGCAAGGCCAGGGCCACGGCATCCGCCGGGGTGGCGCTGCTGATCAGGCCGTAGCCGAACAGGCCATAGGTGGAGAAGTGATAACGCGCACCCACTGCATACCCCAGGCCCCGGGGCTGGCCGAGCAGCGCCAGCAGGTTACTGGCCAGGCGCAACTCCTGGGCCGCCGACAGCAGGCTGTTGGGGTTTTGCAACTGCTCCCGGGACAGCCCGCAACCGGCCAGCAACCGCGCTGGCGCCAAGCCCTTTTCGCAGCCGAAACCGAGCAGCAGCAAGGCGCTGGACGGTCCCCGGGTGAACGACTGAGTGCTCATGGGCGCGGCTCGTGAAGAAAGGTGTTGGCCCAAATACTAAAGCACTTGTCCCGTTACAGCATGGGGTCCACGGTTTATTCCCCGCATGCTTCACTGATCGGGGCTGCACCGCAGAAACAAGGAAGTGGCCCCGGGAGCATCAACCCTGCGCCGCACAACAATAACAACGAGGTCGTCATGCCCGAATTCGCACCTGCTACACACCCCGCCCCCGACTCGGCCACACCGCTGGAGGCCATCATCATCGGCAGCGGCTTTGGCGGCCTGGGCATGGCCATCGCCCTGCGCAAGGCGGGCGTGCACCGTTTCGTCATTCTTGAAAAAGGCCAGGACGTGGGCGGCGTCTGGCGCGACAACAGCTATCCCGGCGCTGCCTGCGACGTGCCCTCGCACCTGTATTCGTTTTCCTTCGAACCCAACCCGCACTGGTCCCGGGTGTTCGCGCCCCAGGCAGAAATCCATGGTTACCTGCAACATTGTGCCGGCGTCTATGAGCTCAAACCCCATATCCGCTTCGGCGCCGAGGTGCGCCATGCCGAATTCGATACCGCCAATGCCTGCTGGCATGTCACCTGCGCCGATGGCCAGCGCCATGCCGCCCGCCTGCTGATCAGCGCCACCGGCCAGTTGAGCCGCCCGGCCCTGCCCGACCTGCCGGGCATGGCCAGCTTCCGCGGCCGGGTCTTCCACTCCGCCCACTGGGATCATGACTATCCCCTGGCGGGCAAGCGGGTGGCGGTGATCGGCACCGGCGCCTCGGCCATCCAGTTCGTCCCGGAGGTTGCCAGGCAGGTGGCCGAACTCAAGGTCTTCCAACGCTCACCGGCCTACATCATGCCCAAGGCCGACCGCCCCTACAGTGCCGAGGAAAAGCAGCGCTTCCTGCGCCAACCCTGGAAGATGAAGCTGGTGCGTGCGGCCCACTACCTGCACTTCGAATCCCGGGCTTTGGGCTTCACGCGCCTGCAGGGCCTGACCAAGTGGGTGGTCGGTGGCCCGTTCAAGAAGCTGCTGCACACCTCGGTCACCAGCCCCGAACTGCGCCGCCAGATGACCCCGGACTACCCCATCGGCTGCAAGCGCATCCTGCTGTCCAACGACTACCTCAAGACCTTCGACCAGCCCCATGTGCACCTGCTGACCCGAGGCATCCGGCAGATCACCGAGCACGGCATCGAAACCCTGGACGGCGAGGAACACGCCGTGGACGCGATCATCTATGGCACCGGTTTCGCCGCCACCGAGTTCCTCTCGCCCATGCGCATCACCGGACGCGACGGGCTCGACCTGAACCAGGCCTGGCAAGGTGGCGCGGCGGCCTACCTGGGCATCAGCGTGCCGGGTTTTCCCAACTTCTTCATGC
The DNA window shown above is from Pseudomonas protegens CHA0 and carries:
- the tig gene encoding trigger factor, with protein sequence MQVSVENTSALERRMSITVPAERIESQVNKRLQQTAQKAKIPGFRPGKVPMSVIRQRYEADARQEAVGDVIQASFYEAVVEQKLNPAGAPSVEPKVLEKGKDLEYVATFEVFPEFTVAGFENIAVERLSADVADADLDNMLEILRKQNVRFEVADRAAQNDDQLNIDFVGKVDGEVFAGGSAKGTQLVLGSGRMIPGFEEGLVGAKAGEERVLNLTFPENYQNLDLANKAAEFTVTVNSVSEPKLPELTEEFFAQFGIKEAGLEGFRAEVRKNMERELRQAIKSKVKNQVMDGLLASNPIEVPKALLDNEVNRLRVQAVQQFGGNIKPDQLPAELFEEQAKRRVVLGLIVAEVVKQFDLKPDEGRVRELIQEMASAYQEPEQVVSWYYKNEQQLNEVRSVVLEEQVVDTVLQKASVTDKSVSYEEAVKPVEAPQAD
- the folD gene encoding bifunctional methylenetetrahydrofolate dehydrogenase/methenyltetrahydrofolate cyclohydrolase FolD, whose amino-acid sequence is MTAQLIDGKAIAASLRQQIAKRVAERRQQGLRTPGLAVILVGSDPASQVYVSHKRKDCEEVGFLSQAYDLPANTTQEDLAGLIDRLNDDPNIDGVLLQLPLPEHLDASLLLERIRPDKDVDGFHPYNVGRLAQRIPLLRPCTPKGIMTLLESTGADLYGMDAVVVGASNIVGRPMAMELLLAGCTVTVTHRFTKDLAGHVGRADLVVVAAGKPGLVKGEWIKEGAIVIDVGINRQDDGKLVGDVVYETALPRAGWITPVPGGVGPMTRACLLENTLYAAESLHS
- the pbpG gene encoding D-alanyl-D-alanine endopeptidase; this translates as MKIRLSILSLLFAVSGTLIAHSVDASETTAAPRDTSQLHIASGSALLLDLQTNKVIYSSNPDVIVPIASVTKLMTAMVVLDAKLPLDEYISMNISDTPEMKGVFSRVKLNSELSRRDTLLIALMSSENRAAASLAHHYPGGYAAFIAAMNAKAKSLGMTHTRYVEPTGLSIHNVSTARDLSKLLVASRKYPLLSELSTTKEKTVAFRKPNYTLGFRNTDHLVNKEKWDIKITKTGFTNQAGHCLVLVTSMGNRPVALVILDAFGKYTHFADASRIRNWVETGKSGSVPDVALRYKADKNLKNRQVAAPQASH
- a CDS encoding peptidase C39 family protein, coding for MVRVFPRFRVALLASACVLALAGCAGSVQPDIQRLPERVELNSVPSFRGQMYQSGPGALASMLSQQGVVITPGLLDKPLHLPGAEAQLQQNMQNLAREYGMVVYPLDNQLSALLTQVAAGYPVLVRFTEGSTFWAEPRYAVLAGYNRDKQTVLLRGAKSRRQLMSFSEFESSWKSAGSFAVLIQAPNQLPAKVDRQRWLKAVNELAQAGQEQAAARASKALDSH
- a CDS encoding TerC family protein, translating into MDYLLQLAASPTAWVALATLVVMEIVLGIDNLIFISILTNKLPQKHRAKARRIGIGMALILRLALLSTIAFIVQLTEPVIEVMGQSFSWKDMILIAGGLFLVWKATTEIHHSMDPEPEQAKNETPGVAIGFAAAIGQILLLDMVFSIDSIITAVGMTEHLPIMIIAVVVSVLVMLLAAEPLAKFINDNPTVVMLALGFLIMIGMTLIAEGFGAHVPKGYVYAAMAFSAAIESLNMLARRARQKRQAARSDA
- the nhaR gene encoding transcriptional activator NhaR produces the protein MLNYRQLHYFWVVAKTGSIVRACDQLNLTPQTISGQISLLEQTYGIELFRRVGRQLELTEAGRQALPYAEQMFQLGGELEAMLRARPDEQQIQFRVGVADVVPKSIVYRLIAPTMELSEPIRLTCREDKLERLLADLAIQRLDLVISDSPMPSHLDIKGYSQKLGECGISFFATEELARRHGADFPRGLHGAPLLIPGQETVVRSRLLRWFAEQQLQPRIIGEFDDSALMQAFGQSGSGIFIAPSVIADEVMHQYGVQLIGQTDAVAESFYAISVERKVKHPGIVAITEGARRELFTPLNL
- a CDS encoding MFS transporter; translated protein: MLLPILLLSAAGFTVLTTEFIIVGLLPSIARDLQVSVSQAGLLVTLFAFTVAAFGPFLTAYFARFPRKKLFISVLVMFGLANTLAALAPNIWVMSLARLVPALGLPVFWALASETAVDIVGPDYAGRAIAKIGFGIVCATVFGIPVGTLIADAFGWRSAFGILAVVAFAKALLLFIYLPQTRQHNEQVSLRAQFRILRSPLMQGHVLLSILVFSGMFTAYTYLADILERLAGFDGALVGWCLMGFGAVGLIGNSLGGRAVDRHPLIASMVFCALMIGGMVALVPSIHSTLGLAAAMAIWGVTQAAMFLVSHVRLIKAAPQAPAFAASLNIAGANLGIGLGAMVGGRVIDTLGLGSLGFAASGFILLSIALALLLMKLKAPSACAS